The DNA segment CCAAGACCCTGGTGTGCTCAGCTGAGCACACAGATGTGCTCGTGGCCCCACTCAAGGGAGGACATGCGGCTAAAATAAACCCCGATTTAAAGAGAGGCGCCATAAATAGTTCTTAATtctaacatatattttttaatgacgCCACTTGGAATAAAATGTAAAGGAGCAGTAAATCCAGTGCCAGCACCCCACCTGAGCCCCTGCCCTCAGCACCCAGGGTCAGAGGGGTGTGGGCTGCAGACCTCCGGGGCGAGTGGGACCAGGGCGCACGGCAGCTCCCAGAGGAGGCCGAATGTGGTGACAGGGAGAAGCTATGGCCCCTGCACATGGCCTGGAGCTGGGAAAGTAACTGCCCCTCTCTAGGGCTCAGTCCCCCCTCTGTGAGATGTCTTCTTCCCAGCCAAGCCCAGCCCACTTTCTCCTTTAACTGCTGGGACCCTGGGGGGAAAGGTAAGGACCCCCTCAGTTTGCTTGTCTTTttaaatggcggtactggggattgaacccaggaccccgggCATGATAAGCACtggccctaccactgagctatacaccgcCGCCCTGCCCACCCTATTacgtttttaaaaagaacttcacTCAAGAAGGCTGCAAATGAGTGGTCCCCAGGCCAGACTGACCTTCACAGAATTGTGCAGTATGTCTTTAAGTGGTTGCCAACATTTACTGATTGGGAGATTTTATCTAAACCTTCAGAGCTGTGCTTTCTCTCGTAGAATTGGGCTAGGCTGCATCCCTGGATGGCATCAGTGCCCTGGAGCTGAGTTCTGATGCTCCTATAGGCCAGCgcactccccaccacccccacgcACAGCCTGGGCCCCTCACCTAGGCTGCTTGCCTGGCTCTGGGCTCTCTGAGTTAAAGGGCCCCCCTAGAATCCCCCCTCTCTTCTCTGACAGTAGTGGGGAAGGGGAAAGATGTGGGGCCTAGACCCTCTTCCCCAACCCCTCCGGGTAAGGAATCAAGCGAGAGGAAAACAGAAGTTGGGCTAGGGGCCTTGAGGGGAGGATGCGGCGAGGACACCCGGGAAGAGGGGGCACTGAGGCAGGGACTGATAATAAaagatggggaagggagggttTTCAGAAGAAGCGGGCCATGGTCAGCGGCATCCAATGCCAAGGAGAGGTGGAAGGAAACGTAGACAAAAGCCACCCGCTTGGGAGGCCCCTGTGGGTCCCTGAGAGAGCCGTCAGGGGGCTAATGGGGCAGAATATTCCAAGGGCTGATAGCAGCCAGATTTTTCACCCCCATTTCTTCAGTGGAgcaaacagactcagagaggacAAGGAAATCTTCCAAGGGCATGTAGGCAAGAGGACCACCTGTATCCCCCCATCCTCCATCTCTCCCTAACCCCCATCTTGGCCCAAAATCAGGCTgcattttcctaatttctctAAGTCACTTTCCTCTTAATCTAggctcccacccccaggcccagggcagaggcCAACACCAGCCAGATGCTCGGAAATGTCACCAGGGAGAAATGTGAGTGCCTGCGGCATGGGAGATTTCCGGCACAACAGGGCTGAGCCTGGCAGAGGCAGGGCCGACTCCCACCAGGCCACTGCTGCTTCCAACCCCAGGACAGCTGCCAATTAGCCCAGCTCCTGGGCCGGGGGTCAGGCCCTGCTGTTGAGGTTGAAGGACCGTGAGGCGGGGCCTTCAGCTCTGAGCCCAAGAGGGTAGCAAAGGTGGGTGGCTGGGAGCCGGATGGGGCGTCAGCTCTCACCAACTTGACACCCACACCCCTGCAGGCCACCACATCTTCGTGGACACAGGGCTGCCTGACCTGGCCGTCGGGCTCATCCTGCTAGCTGGCTCCCTGGTGCTCCTGTGCACCTGCCTCATCCTTCTTGTCAAGATGCTCAACTCTCTGCTCAAGGGCCAGGTGGCCAAGGTCATTCAGAAGGTTATCAACACCGGTGAGCCCCaggcagtggggggagggggagcgggcCCCAGGATGGGTGCTTCTGGATCTTGCCAAGTCCTGCACTGCCTTGCTGTGCGATCTGGGTGGAGCCCtaccatctctgagcctcagtttccctatgtGAACAAAGAAGATGTTGGACCGGGTGATTCCTGAGGCCCCTGAGGTGCTGACAGCTGAGGATCTGGGGCTGCCTCCTGCTGGGGTTCCATTCTGGCAGGTGGCTCTAAAGAGAGTCTCAGAGGCTATTGTTCCATTCAATTAGCAAATAGTCGTTAAACCCCTACTGAGCGCCAAGCACACAGCTGTGATGTCAGGGATACAGAGGTGAGCCACACAGAGATGATTCCTGCCCTCAGGGGCCTCACAGCCCAGAGAGGGAGAtggccaggaaaaaaataaatgattgagGGGAAATAAATTCAGATTAAGAGAGCAGTAACCGCCAACGAGAAAGCAAAAATGGCAGATAGAGAGTACAGAAGAGGCTGCCTTCGATGGGTGGTCAGTGGCCTCTGtgtggaggtgacatttgagcagagccTAAGCGCGGAGCAGTCAGACGTGGCTCCTGGGTGgagggaatagcatgtgcaaaggctcgGAGGCAGGTCCCAGCTGGACAGGTGGAGAAGGGCGGGAAGACGTCAGCGAGGTAACAGGATGGAGCAGATCCCAGGCCCTGAAGTCTGTGCTCAGAGCCTGGACTTTATTCAGGGGAACAGGGGCACTTGGGGGTTTGGGGCATGGGAGTGACACcatctgattttcattttaagcCTCCTGAGCTTTCAGGACATTGCCTGGCACTAGCAGAGGCCGCATGATTAATGCTGGAATAAGAGGCATGGTGGATCTATGGGAGAACAGAGTCTGCCCGGGGGCTGGAGGGCTTTCCAGAGGCAGTGATCCCCAGGCTGAGCCCCGAGGATGAATATTTAGGAGAAGGATATCCCAAGCAGGGGGAACAGCCTGAACAAAAGCGTGATGGAACTAGGCTAAGGGTCTTGGATCCAAGATCAAAAGAGGGCCAGGAGAAGTGACCTCAGTTGAGCAGGGGACTGATAAGGTCCCACTTGGAAGCTGGCATCCAACACCTCCTCCCCAGAGAAAGTCCCCACTCCCTCCCAATGCCTTCCCACTGACCCTACTGGGACGGGGGTTTCCTCGCAGACTTCCCTGCCCCCTTCACCTGGGCCACAGGCTACTTTGCCATGGTGGTGGGCGCTGGCATGACCTTCGttgtccagagcagttctgtgtTCACCTCAGCCATCACCCCACTCATCGGTGAGTCCCCACACCAaggtggggtagggtggggcagggctggcagggagagggtggaAGGAGGGAACTGGGGAGATGGCAtcctctcctctgccccccaGGCCTGGGTGTGATCAGCATCGAGCGTGCCTACCCGCTCACACTGGGCTCCAACCTCGGCACCACCACCACGGCCATCCTGGCTGCACTGGCCAGTCCCCGGGAGAAGCTATCCAGCGCCTTCCAGGTACACTTGAGAGAGTAGCCCTGCCAGAGGCAGGACAGGGATGGGACTAGCACATGGAGCCTCACCCAGCATAGGACAATGTGTACCAAACAGTTTTTGACTGTCTACTAGGGGCCACCTGCTATGCCAGACTCTACGGAAACCACACCGGCAAAGTAGACCTGGTACCACCCTTCAGATTAGTGTCTGTCAGGGGAGATATTACTGAGAACCACACCAATGAATAAACAGCAGCGGGTGGGGTTCACACTCTGAGGAAGAGGTGCTGTAAGaggggcctggccctgcctgggggatCAAGGACGAGTGGAGGGAAGCAGCCAGCAAAGGGGTTGCTGGTCTAGGAACAAAGGAATAACTGCTGAGCCAGGTCACTGGCCACTCAGGGGGCCAGAGCTTCTGACCCAGAAACTAGTATGAATCTCTCAGCTGCTGGATTTGTGCACAGTTGTCTGGGGAATTCCCGAGAGAGGAGCCAGTGCGGGAAACTTGGAGAGTTCTGGGCAGTGGTTATTTACCTACTGGTCCAGAAGTGTTTCAGTATTTTCCTGGGGGCATGTCAGCCCTAACTGGTGACTTTCCTGCCCAGACCACGTGGGGTCCCTATTATCTGTCCTGACTCAGGAGCTGGgaccctctgccctctcccctgcaGATCGCCCTCTGCCACTTCTTCTTCAACATCTCAGGCATCCTGCTGTGGTACCCAGTGCCCTGCACGCGCCTGCCCATCCGCATGGCCAAGGCGCTGGGCAAGCGCACCGCCAAGTACCGCTGGTTCGCCGTCCTCTACCTCCTCCTGtgcttcctgctgctgccctcGCTGGTGTTTGGCATATCCATGGCAGGCTGGCGGGCCATGGTAGGTGTGGGCGTGCCCTTCGGGGCCCTGCTCACCTTCGTGGTGCTTGTCAGTGTGCTGCAGAGTCGCAGCCCCGGGCGCCTGCCCAAGTACCTGCAGACGTGGGACTTCCTGCCCCACTGGATGcactccctgcagcccctggaccGTCTCATCACCCGTGCCACCTTGTGCTGTGCCAGGCCCGAGCCCCGCTCCCCACCGCTGCCCGCCAGGGTCTTCTTGGAGGAGCTGCCCCCCGCCACGCCCTCCCCCCGCCTCGCGATGCCTGCTGGCCACAATGCCACCCGTCTCTAGGCTCTGGCCCAGACTGGCTCCTGGAGCCAGGAAGGGCCTGTGCCTGGTGCCCTGGGTGGAAGGGCAGaggggtgtgtctgtgtgctgtGGGCACACACCTGTCCCTGTGCAGGTCCTCGGAGGTCTGGGCTTGTGTGGCTCAGGGTCAGTGTATGAGCACACATGGGCCTGTTGGGGTAAGCCTGTGTGTCAGCCTGCACGTGTGTACCCATGCACCTGGCAGCGGGGTGCTGCATGCCAGCTGCAGGGTACTTTGCACATGCATTTGGAGGCCTGCGCTTGTGTCCTTGTGTACACACAACTCCCACTGGGCTGGGCAGGAGTAAGGGTAGGTCTGAGTACATGACTCGCAGCTGTTTGCTTGTGCATGATGTGGGTGCCTGAGTCACTGGCTGAACTCTAGCCCCGTCCCTGCCACCTTTCTTCCCCCGCGATACCACTCTCCTCATCCTCATCCAGGTTTTCTCTGTCACCACTTCAACCCCCTTCCCCAACACTGCCTgattaagaagaagaagaaaaaaaaaaagaatgaaactcatTGTGCACTTGgaagtctgtttctctccatctaGCGGGGAAGGAGAGTCCACGGTTTGGGGTTCAGCAGCACTCTCTCCCTTCCCAAAGGCAGCCTGCTATGTCCTGGAGGAGCCCGCCTGCAGGCTCACCCTCACAATCCACCTGGCCCTACCTAATTAGTGCAATCCGCAGTTCAAACTCCCTGGAAGCCCCCCTTGGGCCACCCCAAGGCGAATGCAAGGAGGGCTCTCTGTACCtccatcccccaaccccaccaggCTGACCTCCTCTGGTCTCTATCTGCCACTGGACTCACCCAGctcattgtctgtctccctccctctttctgggATGAAATCAGTTCTCCAGAAAACAAGTGACAAGTAGAAGCTTGTCAGGCCCActggaggaagggacagggagGGTGGAGTCGGGCAAGAGAGGCCATGCCCTGGGCCCTAGTGCACAGAGAGCAGGGACCAGCCACCTTCCCTCCCACCTTTGTCTTCTACCTTTGGGCCATAAACCAGACCTTATTTAAACCCACCCAACTTTTTCAGTCTCTCCTCCTCAGttcctcttcccccttccctcagcTGAGGCCTGAAGAGGTAGGGGGTGCCAAAGTTCCTCCCTCTAACCCAGGGGCAACTCTGGGGCCTTTGAACCCCAAGGGGGCAGGAAGGCTGCAGGGCCTAAGACTGGGTTCTGGTGGTCTGGAACAAgtgcctccccacccaccacctctGGTTCCTTTGAAATTTGTTGGGGGAGATGCAAGGGCCTGGGAGCCCCAGAAGCTGTTCTCCaagctcccagccccaccctgtcACCCATTCACAACGCTTGCTAGTGTTACCTTTGGCCAAGTGGAAGGGGTGAGGACACTGGCCTCTAGCCTGGGGAGTCatgtgggaggctggggaggagaccTCCTTACAGTTCATCCTGCACCGACTTGGGAAGAATTTTGTGGGAAAGGATGCTCAGGCCTGAGCTAGAGGGTTTGAGAAGTCCACTCCCTCCTCAGTTTCAGTGTCCCTaggaccctggaaggccccaagGCCCCCAGGATGCTGGCCTAAGGAGTGAGGCCAGAGGCCTCTGCAGGGCACCCATGGGAGGGCCAGGTGCAGGGCTCAGGAGGCTGGGATGCTTCTGGACTCATAATACTAGCCTCCCCAGGTAACCCTTCTGCAAGATTCATCTAGTAaactggtttcctcatctgcaactTCCCCTGCCCTCACAGCCGGAGGATGAGTCTGCCATGACCAGGTCAGAGTTTATTTTGGCGCCGGCTGCTGGTCCTGCTAGCTGCCCTGCATTCGCAACCCGTGGATCAGCTCGTGCATCGTCTTGTTGAGAACGCCCCCGTGAACGCCCCGTCGGCCCATGAGCACGAGGAGCGCACGCGGCGTGTGGCCAACGCAGACGGCGCGCCCGTCCAGCCCCTTGGTGCGCGCGTCCAGCACTCCGTCGCCCTCGGCCAGCAGGTGGTCGCGGATGACGCAGCAGCGGCGCCCCGCCACGCTCAGGCCGGCCTGCAGGAAGGTGCGCCGATCCGGCCCCGTGAGCACACCCACCTCCTGCGGTGAGATGGCCGCCAGCAGGCCCCCGGGCCGCGATGCCCACACGCAGCGATTGTCCGAGTGGCCCACGATAGCCACGTCGTCGATGCGCTGGTCCCGCAGCACCGCGCTGATGTAGACTTTCCAGTCTCCCATTCTGGCTCAGAGTGCACCCCTCGCCTTGCACTTGGAGGGTCCTCTGGCTGCGCCGCACGCCTGGAACGCCCAGAACGCCCGGGGCACTGGGACATGTTCAGGGGCGGGGCTGTGACGTTGAGGTACCGCGACGTCACAGAAGCGCTACTTACGCTAGAGaatggggcggggcgggggcggtgtTCGTATCTTACGCCTGATGAAGTTCTAAAGTTACTCTGAAGGCGGGAATCAAAAGTCAAAATaaccctcaaaaaacaaaaacaaaaacaaaacaaaaaaaccccaacgtATATGTCCATCAAGTACCGAGGAAGTGGGtttaagaacagaaagaaagacacCAGGTTTGGACAGCCGGACCTCTTGGCTTGGTAGCCATTCAACCCCCAGAGCATGGTTCTCAAACACTTCCCAAAATCTCCTAGAAAGCTGTTAAACAGATTGCTGGGCCGCAACTCAGAGTGTCTCATTCTGCAGTATGGAATGTGACCAGAGAATATGCATTTCTCACAGGTTCCCTGAGGAccctgctgctggtccaggaaaCACTTTGAGACCCACTGCCCTAGTCCCAGCTGGGATAGGAGTGAAGATCAGCCTTAAGGGTCCACACCACTGTTTCAATGTTAAGGACTTCTAACCATGGTTCTGAACCTCCGCTGCAGACGGAGTCACCtgggaagttttaaaaacatacagcTACCACGCTCCCATCCCTAGAGATGCTGATTTAATTGACCTGAGGTGGATATTGGGCATAGGTTCAAAAAGCCCCCCACGGTGATTCTGAGAACTCCTGCTCTATAAACTTAAAGTATTCGTTTTATACGAGGAATAATATGTGGAATCACCTTGCACAGAGCTTGGAACACAGTATTTACGGCTCAGTAAGTGTCAGCTGGACGTGAATCTAAATCTAGTATAAGATCTCAACAGATTCCTTTCTCTGAGGGGGTGTGGAGAAGTTGTGCACCGGTTTACTGTAGTGGCATTTTTTCAGTAGGCTCCCTGAAGAGCTGtgcctttgaagcattttcaaaaGCACTTTATTGAGTGCCAATGCCATGCCTGGTGCTGGGCTGGCAGCCTTGGGAATGGAACACAATCCTTGCTGTCTGTGATCTTACCCCAGCCACCCTTCCATTCTAGAATTGAGCAGGAAGGAAAGACGAGTCCCTGGTCCGTCAGGAAGCAGTGTGCTCCTGAATCCAGGCCAGGTAGTTGGCTACGTCGGTGTACACACCCGGCTTCTGGCGGTCGCCACAGCCTGAGCCCCAGCTGACGATGCCTCGCAGGATGAGCTGATGCTCTGCCGTCTGGTCCTCACACACCAGCGGGCCCCCGGAGTCACCCTGGGTAGAGGACACGCAGCTCAGCGCCCTTGGCCTGGGGTCTGCACTTGACCGGCTTGGGGGAGGGCGCCAAGCGGGCCTAAGTGCTCACCTGGCACGCGTCGGTGCCGCCCTCGAGGAAGCCAGCGCAGAGCATGCCAGGAGTGAAGGCGTCTCCGTGCACGTCGGGGGCGGAGCAGCGCTCGGGACTGATGAGCGGAACCTGAGCCTCCTGCAGGAAGCTGGCATACTCCTCCGCCCCTGCGAACAGGGAGCGCTTTCTTCACTCACACCCCTCCCGACTCCGCTTGCCGCCCAGGTCACGGACCTGGCTGTGCCAGGCTCTTCCAAACCCGCTAATCTCCTGACTCCCTCGCAGCGAACCCAAGAAAGGGGGAGTTGCCCTTAACACCACTTCATAGAGAAGGAAATTGAGCCGGAGAGGAGCCGGGATGTGAATGGGCCAGGAGGAAGCAGGACTGCTCTGGAACCCCACTCCCACTTCCCGTCCAGTGTCTCAAAACCTCGCTCCCGAGCCAGCCCACCCGCTGATCCAGCGGGAAGCCGACGTCCTAGTTGGCCCTTGCAGCCCAGTGCCCAGAGGAAATCATGAGAAAGTATGATTCTCCCAGGGCCCCTCAGGAGATTTGGGGACCTTCCTGGACAGTGAATCCCAAGCCCTGGGAGAAGCGGACTGCAGAGACAAGAGCCTTGCATGTCCTCACAGCCCACTAAGTCAGCCCCTCGTAGTACCAAACCTGCGGGCTTCTCTTGCCTACGCCGGTAGTCAGAAGTCTCCCTCCCGCCCCCAAGGCGTTCTGCCTACCCTCGAACTGGTGGCCCCAGCCGGCCACCTCGCAGAGTGCGGCTTCGGGTTCGGCGGAGCGGGCGGCGCTACTCGGCAGGCACACCGGCTGAACAAAAGGCGACGAGTGCGCGCAGCAGCCGTCCGCGCTCTCCTGCAGTCGCACCAGGGCTAACCCAGGCGGGGAGGAGCGTGAGATGCGGACGCTGGGACGCTGGGTTCGGAGAACCCTTTCCCCTGATCCCCGCGGGGCATCCCCACGCACCCAGGTCGTGCTGGTAGGTGATGGGCGAGAAGCCTTCGTGCAGGCGGTAGGTGAGCACGGCCAGCGTCTGGCACTGATCACAGCTCTGGTTATGGCGGTCCTGGCCAAGTACCACCGTCAGCTCCTCGGGAGCGGGTCTGCGGGAAGGGTCGGGGAAAGGAAGCAAGCTCAGAGCCGGCCACAGGCATCTTGCGGGAGCCTCCTCCTTCCGAAACCCTTCTTGGGTTTCAGCTTCCTCCTGGGGACCCctgaaggggagaagggagaaaggtgGGGCGGGGACGCAGGAAGGTAGGGCACGTGTGCGGGTGTCGCGCGGAAGCTAGGCACTGAGAAGAGAGGAGCTGGGGTCCCGGGAGGGGCGCTGCCCGAGCTGGCACTCGCCGGTTCTGCAGGCAGTGAGCCGCGGTCAGCACCCAACAGGGGGCGATGAGGCTGCCGGCGCAGAAATTTTGGCCCCAGTACAGCGCGGCGATGTAGGGGtgggccccagggagggccaCCAGTCCCCCGACGACGCGGCTCAGCGAGGACAGCCGTTTTCGGAGGCGCTGACCGCAGCCCGCCGGGCGCTCGCTAGGCAGGGGGATCCGCTGCTCCGGCGGCGCGCACCAGGCCGTAGGATGAGCCCAGGCTGAGGACGGAGAGACCCACGATCGGTTGGAATATAGCTCGCCCCGCACCCTCTCTACTCCGACTTTCTTAACCCTTCCCAACTACCTGAGGTCAGGGGTTGAGGCGGGGTCTGGGGTGTGGGCTGAGCCTTCTGCAAAGCCGAAAGGGAGGGCAAGGGGAAGTCCTGGGGCCCAGAGGAGATCCGGGTCGGAGGAGTGATTTGGGGCTCCGCCTTGCTTGGGGCCTGACACTGTGCCAGGCGGCAATATTGCCAGCTCAGTTGGTCGCCTCTCCAAACGAAGCACCATGGGCGAATGTCGTTGTCCGGGTTTCTGTGACCAcgggggaggcgggggtggggcgcTGTTAGAGTGTGAGAAGCTCCAGAGGgcccggggggtggggagggggaagccctcccctgccccaaccAGCGCACCGGCAGAAGGCGTGGTCGCCCAGTCCCCAGTTCAGCGCTTGCTCTGCAGTCACATTCCAGAAGGTGGCCTCCGAGGCCCACGGCTGACAGGGTGCGCCCGAGAGCGTAGTCTGGGCCACGCCGCGGTAGTCGAGCCCGCGGTCTTTGTAGCAGATCGCCTTGAGatctggggagagaaggggctcCCTGCAGCTAGGGGAGGTGGTATGGTCTCCCGCCGCTCTCTCACCCACttcactctccttcctccctctccgcAAGCCCTTCCCACGTGGGGGCGGAGCTTCCCCGAGATCCTGACTCACCCACGTCGCACAGGCGTCCCGCGTAGCCCGCGGGGCAACGGCACAGGCGGTGGCCCTCTGCCTGTAGGCAGCTGCCCCCGTTGAGACACGGGTTGGTGCGGCAGACTGGGAGAAGGAGCACGTTGAGCCACCCCTAGGCCCAAAGAcacccgcccccagccccctcacccTGGCACACCACTTGGCCTCCTGCCAGCCTCTTCCCAACCCTTCGGCCCTCCTCCCTGGCCAATTCCCCACGCATCCACTCACCCTGGCTGGCCACTGGTTTGCAGTGGGCATTAGGACCCTTGCACTGGCACTTGGCCACACCTGCCCGCTCAAGCCTATGCCATATTTCATTCTCCTGGAAGAACCGGAGAAGTTGGGACTCGAAGCACTTCTCTGGGGACAAAGGGACGGAGTAGTCTCAGGAGGATCTGGGGCCATGCCAAGTCTTTGGTAATCCATGGACCTCTTAGGTAGACCCGTGGCTTCCTGTGTTCCCCAGCGCCCCCTCCCCTCGCTTCAGCATCTCTTTACCTCTCTGGCAGTGCTTCCCAGTAGAGTGATCTGGACAGATGCAGCTTGGGCCATTTGGCATGTTCACACAGGTCCCTCCCTTCCGGCAGGGGTTGTGTTTGCTGCAGTGGTCTATAAGAGATGGGCACAGTGGGAGGAAGAGCCCGGAGCCTGAGTCAGACAGAATGAGGGACAAGTCCCTACCCAAACCTGCTTGTTTTATGACCTTAGCCCTCCAAGTTTCCAAGCCTTAGTTTACCtacctgcaaaatggggctaCCCCCTCTTAGAACTTCTCCCCCTGGAGGGAGTGAAGGGGCTTGGTGGGCTCAGAATCCCAGGTGTTTGGGGTCTGATGGTACCTAGGAGACTAACTAGGGGTGAGGAGAGGGCCCTGAACCACTCCAAAGTTTGTGTGGCACCTTTCACTGTCTTGGGCTCCAGGCAGTATGCCCATCGCTGGTCCTTCTCGAAGATGGGGGTGGTAGCACACCTGTAGAAAGAGATGAGACATAAGACATGAAAATGACCCaagtgcccattgacagatgattggtttaagaagatgtgattatatatattcaaaggaacattactcagccattaaaaaaggaatgaaacattgccatctgcagcaacatgggtggacctagggaatatcatactaagtgaagtaagttaaacaaagaaaggcaaatatgatatgatatcacttatatgtggaatctgaaaaataatacacatgact comes from the Camelus dromedarius isolate mCamDro1 chromosome 27, mCamDro1.pat, whole genome shotgun sequence genome and includes:
- the SLC34A1 gene encoding sodium-dependent phosphate transport protein 2A isoform X2 translates to MMSYGERLGGPAVSPLPVRRAHVVCGAAFAYVPSPQVLHRIPGTSAYAFPSLGPVALTEHGCPYGEALECHNPLPTKLALEDEQKPGKVAGDIFKDNAILSNPVAGLVVGILVTVLVQSSSTSTSIVVSLVSSGLLEVSSAIPIIMGSNIGTSVTNTIVALMQAGDRTDFRRAFAGATVHDCFNWLSVLVLLPLEAATGYLHHITRLVVASFNIRGGRDAPDLLKIITEPFTKLIIQLDQSVITSIATGNESLRNHSLIRIWCHPDPMEAPTPRPRAEANTSQMLGNVTREKCHHIFVDTGLPDLAVGLILLAGSLVLLCTCLILLVKMLNSLLKGQVAKVIQKVINTDFPAPFTWATGYFAMVVGAGMTFVVQSSSVFTSAITPLIGLGVISIERAYPLTLGSNLGTTTTAILAALASPREKLSSAFQIALCHFFFNISGILLWYPVPCTRLPIRMAKALGKRTAKYRWFAVLYLLLCFLLLPSLVFGISMAGWRAMVGVGVPFGALLTFVVLVSVLQSRSPGRLPKYLQTWDFLPHWMHSLQPLDRLITRATLCCARPEPRSPPLPARVFLEELPPATPSPRLAMPAGHNATRL
- the PFN3 gene encoding profilin-3; its protein translation is MGDWKVYISAVLRDQRIDDVAIVGHSDNRCVWASRPGGLLAAISPQEVGVLTGPDRRTFLQAGLSVAGRRCCVIRDHLLAEGDGVLDARTKGLDGRAVCVGHTPRALLVLMGRRGVHGGVLNKTMHELIHGLRMQGS
- the SLC34A1 gene encoding sodium-dependent phosphate transport protein 2A isoform X1, which produces MMSYGERLGGPAVSPLPVRRAHVVCGAAFAYVPSPQVLHRIPGTSAYAFPSLGPVALTEHGCPYGEALECHNPLPTKLALEDEQKPEPGLAQKLRWAGVTLLKAPLMLAFLYLFVCSLDVLSSAFQLAGGKVAGDIFKDNAILSNPVAGLVVGILVTVLVQSSSTSTSIVVSLVSSGLLEVSSAIPIIMGSNIGTSVTNTIVALMQAGDRTDFRRAFAGATVHDCFNWLSVLVLLPLEAATGYLHHITRLVVASFNIRGGRDAPDLLKIITEPFTKLIIQLDQSVITSIATGNESLRNHSLIRIWCHPDPMEAPTPRPRAEANTSQMLGNVTREKCHHIFVDTGLPDLAVGLILLAGSLVLLCTCLILLVKMLNSLLKGQVAKVIQKVINTDFPAPFTWATGYFAMVVGAGMTFVVQSSSVFTSAITPLIGLGVISIERAYPLTLGSNLGTTTTAILAALASPREKLSSAFQIALCHFFFNISGILLWYPVPCTRLPIRMAKALGKRTAKYRWFAVLYLLLCFLLLPSLVFGISMAGWRAMVGVGVPFGALLTFVVLVSVLQSRSPGRLPKYLQTWDFLPHWMHSLQPLDRLITRATLCCARPEPRSPPLPARVFLEELPPATPSPRLAMPAGHNATRL
- the F12 gene encoding coagulation factor XII yields the protein MRALLLLGALLVSLESALSAPPWKAPKEHKFRASEHTVVLTVTGEPCHFPFQYHGQLYHKCIHRGRPGPRPWCATTPIFEKDQRWAYCLEPKTVKDHCSKHNPCRKGGTCVNMPNGPSCICPDHSTGKHCQREKCFESQLLRFFQENEIWHRLERAGVAKCQCKGPNAHCKPVASQVCRTNPCLNGGSCLQAEGHRLCRCPAGYAGRLCDVDLKAICYKDRGLDYRGVAQTTLSGAPCQPWASEATFWNVTAEQALNWGLGDHAFCRNPDNDIRPWCFVWRGDQLSWQYCRLAQCQAPSKAEPQITPPTRISSGPQDFPLPSLSALQKAQPTPQTPPQPLTSAWAHPTAWCAPPEQRIPLPSERPAGCGQRLRKRLSSLSRVVGGLVALPGAHPYIAALYWGQNFCAGSLIAPCWVLTAAHCLQNRPAPEELTVVLGQDRHNQSCDQCQTLAVLTYRLHEGFSPITYQHDLALVRLQESADGCCAHSSPFVQPVCLPSSAARSAEPEAALCEVAGWGHQFEGAEEYASFLQEAQVPLISPERCSAPDVHGDAFTPGMLCAGFLEGGTDACQGDSGGPLVCEDQTAEHQLILRGIVSWGSGCGDRQKPGVYTDVANYLAWIQEHTAS